Proteins encoded within one genomic window of Episyrphus balteatus chromosome 1, idEpiBalt1.1, whole genome shotgun sequence:
- the LOC129909905 gene encoding protein tilB, with amino-acid sequence MVRITEELVRKKSEHNECLISTLEELSLHQEDIEKIEHIQNWCRNLQILLLQSNLISKIENLHKFKKLQYLNLALNNIERIENLEQLESLNKLDLTLNFIGDLTSVESLRDNYNLRELILTGNPCADFPNYRNYVIIALPQLQQLDSEEIKISDRLLARRYFENNRKAKVQAQADYSIKRDEQKIRYVEQKSELETKMASIEDEQERIKLFWDSKTENCPEVRREIHEQQKKARKANSSTDENKLVKKKPQLFAPCGRPYNINQPKLDFKFRDENKEFVLELKVYKFLDTAHIEVDLQPKYIRVSIKGKIFQLALAEEITTSGAIVQRSQITGELLIKAPKLNFDSSPETSRNSAVINGAATLETKNISSRPILKGPVNYRNIVDKSEESNKATIPNDISDVPDLE; translated from the exons atggtgAGAA ttactGAAGAACTTGTTCGTAAAAAATCCGAACACAATGAATGCCTCATCAGTACTTTGGAAGAGCTATCATTGCATCAAGAAGATATCGAAAAAATCGAGCACATTCAGAATTGGTGTCGAAATCTTCAAATTCTCCTGCTACAATCgaatcttatttcaaaaatagaaaatttacaTAAATTCAAGAAATTGCAATACCTTAACCTTGCTCTGAATAATATTGAAAGAATCGAAAATTTAGAACAGTTAGAATCTCTGAATAAACTTGACTTGACCTTGAATTTCATTGGCGATTTAACTTCTGTTGAATCTCTGCGCGATAACTATAATTTGCGGGAACTAATTTTAACTGGAAATCCTTGTGCGGATTTTCCAAATTACAGAAATTATGTGATTATTGCTCTGCCACAGCTGCAGCAATTGGATagtgaagaaataaaaatatccgATAGGTTATTAGCACGAAGGTATTTTGAGAATAATCGAAAAGCAAAAGTTCAAGCTCAGGCTGACTATAGCATCAAAAGAGATGAACAGAAAATTCGTTATGTTGAACAAAAATCCGAATTGGAAACGAAAATGGCTTCAATTGAGGATGAACAAGAACGtataaagttgttttgggattcaaaaactgaaaattgtcCAGAAGTTCGAAGAGAAATTCATGAACAGcagaaaaaagcaagaaaagcTAATTCTTCAACTGATGAAAATAAGCTTGTTAAAAAGAAACCACAATTATTTGCTCCATGTGGTCGTCCTTATAACATTAATCAACCCAAATTAGATTTTAAGTTTCGGGATGAAAATAAAGAATTCGTGTTGGAATTGAAGGTCtacaa atttttagaTACAGCTCATATAGAAGTTGATCTCCAGCCAAAATACATTCGAGTATCGATAAAGGGGAAAATATTTCAATTGGCACTAGCTGAAGAAATTACAACATCTGGAGCAATAGTTCAGCGGTCCCAAATAACTGGAGAGCTGCTTATAAAAGCCCCCAAACTTAATTTCGACAGTAGCCCTGAAACTTCGAGGAACTCGGCAGTTATAAATG gTGCAGCTACTTTGGAAACCAAAAATATTAGTTCAAGGCCTATTCTAAAAGGACCAGTTAACTATAGGAATATAGTAGACAAATCAGAGGAATCAAATAAAGCAACTATTCCCAATGACATTTCTGATGTACCAgatcttgaataa